One segment of Paraburkholderia sp. PREW-6R DNA contains the following:
- a CDS encoding LysR substrate-binding domain-containing protein yields the protein MNLKHIEAFRAVMVSGSMTAAAKALFTSQPNVSRLIAQLERDTGLQLFQRSGVRLIPTSEGEAFFREVERAFVGLQGLANAAAQIRNLGSGRLRIAAMPSAGMTLVPHAIKRFVERYPDVTVSLHVNTSATVNHWTASQFCDLGVAVYVSEASDCEVEQLSNVSAVCVVPAAHKLAAKRSIKPEDLEGESFISLCHGDGTRTLMDDVFQRAGVQRILAIEAQYTAMCCEMVRHGMGVTLAHPIVARDFAGPDIAIRPFTPAIRFPTYLLFPPHRPRERLALAFVDVLRGLHDELLAEVVSPGRSVAARKR from the coding sequence ATGAATCTCAAGCACATAGAAGCGTTTCGCGCAGTAATGGTGTCCGGCTCGATGACGGCCGCGGCCAAGGCGCTGTTCACGTCGCAGCCGAACGTGAGCCGGCTGATCGCGCAACTCGAGCGCGACACGGGCTTGCAGCTTTTTCAGCGCAGTGGCGTGCGGCTCATTCCAACGAGCGAAGGCGAGGCGTTTTTTCGCGAAGTGGAGCGCGCATTCGTGGGCTTGCAAGGTCTCGCGAATGCCGCGGCGCAGATCCGCAATCTCGGCAGCGGGCGTCTGCGCATTGCGGCCATGCCGTCAGCGGGTATGACGCTGGTGCCGCATGCGATCAAACGTTTCGTCGAACGCTATCCGGATGTGACCGTCTCGCTGCATGTGAACACGTCGGCCACCGTCAATCACTGGACGGCCTCGCAGTTCTGCGATCTCGGTGTCGCGGTGTATGTGAGCGAGGCTTCGGATTGCGAGGTGGAGCAGTTGTCGAACGTGTCGGCGGTCTGCGTGGTGCCGGCCGCGCATAAGCTCGCGGCGAAACGCAGCATCAAGCCGGAGGACCTGGAAGGCGAGTCTTTCATCTCGCTGTGTCACGGCGACGGCACCCGCACGCTGATGGACGACGTGTTCCAGCGCGCGGGCGTGCAGCGCATTCTCGCAATCGAGGCGCAATACACCGCGATGTGCTGCGAGATGGTCCGGCACGGAATGGGCGTGACGCTCGCGCATCCGATCGTCGCACGAGACTTCGCGGGGCCGGACATTGCGATACGCCCGTTTACGCCCGCGATCCGTTTTCCGACCTATCTGCTGTTTCCTCCGCACCGGCCACGCGAGCGGCTCGCTTTGGCATTCGTCGACGTGTTGCGCGGATTGCATGACGAGCTGCTCGCCGAAGTCGTGTCACCGGGCCGCAGCGTCGCGGCGCGCAAGCGCTAG
- a CDS encoding ABC transporter substrate-binding protein, producing MRSAPYRRLSSPSRVAHAAASCAVLAATLAVASGALAETTLYVANVGGSNEQVYRQKIIPPFEKAHDVKIVYVAGNSSDTLAKLQAQKGHQQINVAVMDDGPMYQAMQLNLCAKLDEAPVMKDVYPLARLGPTAIGVGMVATGIGYNEEAFKKAGLPPPDSWRALTDSRIKGKIGVPPITNTYGLHTLVMLARLSGGGEKNIDPGFAAMTKQVAPNVLSWAPTPGEMDGQMQAGDVILAPYGSGRAVALQNTGFPLKFIYPKEGAVALQVAACAVAENAQPQLSQQFIQYLLSPEVQALQAQGIGLGPVNRTVKLTPEVAARVPYGPEQISKLTAMDWTTINQHRTEWTERWNRSVER from the coding sequence ATGAGAAGCGCGCCGTATCGCCGTCTGTCCTCGCCGTCACGCGTCGCCCATGCGGCGGCTTCCTGTGCCGTTCTGGCTGCCACGCTTGCCGTCGCGTCCGGCGCGCTGGCGGAAACCACGCTTTATGTGGCGAACGTCGGTGGGTCGAATGAACAGGTCTACCGGCAAAAAATCATCCCGCCGTTTGAAAAAGCGCACGACGTGAAGATCGTCTACGTCGCGGGCAATTCGAGCGACACGCTCGCCAAGCTGCAGGCGCAAAAAGGCCACCAGCAGATCAATGTCGCGGTGATGGACGACGGCCCCATGTACCAGGCGATGCAGTTGAACCTGTGCGCGAAGCTGGACGAGGCGCCCGTGATGAAAGACGTCTACCCGCTCGCGCGGCTCGGCCCCACCGCGATTGGCGTCGGCATGGTGGCGACCGGTATCGGCTACAACGAAGAGGCGTTCAAAAAAGCTGGCCTGCCGCCGCCCGACTCATGGAGGGCGCTCACCGACAGCCGCATCAAGGGCAAGATCGGCGTGCCGCCCATCACCAACACGTACGGGCTGCACACGCTCGTCATGCTCGCGCGCCTGTCCGGCGGCGGCGAAAAGAACATCGACCCGGGCTTTGCCGCAATGACGAAGCAGGTCGCGCCGAACGTACTCTCGTGGGCGCCGACGCCTGGCGAAATGGACGGCCAGATGCAGGCCGGCGACGTAATCCTCGCGCCCTACGGCAGCGGCCGCGCAGTCGCTTTGCAAAACACGGGCTTTCCGCTCAAGTTCATCTACCCGAAGGAAGGCGCGGTCGCCCTGCAGGTGGCCGCCTGCGCGGTCGCAGAAAACGCGCAGCCGCAACTGTCGCAGCAGTTCATCCAGTACCTGTTGAGCCCGGAAGTGCAGGCATTGCAGGCCCAGGGCATTGGTCTTGGGCCCGTCAACAGGACGGTGAAGCTCACGCCCGAGGTCGCCGCGCGTGTGCCATACGGACCGGAACAGATCTCGAAGCTCACCGCGATGGACTGGACCACGATCAACCAGCATCGCACCGAGTGGACGGAGCGCTGGAACCGTTCGGTCGAACGCTGA